GGCGCTGCACTGGCCCGCGTGCGCCGCCTGAAAGAGGCAGTGGCCGTGCGCGGCTGGCGCGACTTGCCGGCGGTACCCGCAGGCCTGATGGCGCCGGACGCGCTGGCGCTGGCGGCGGATGTACAACGGCGCGCGCTGAAGGTCGAGGGCGCGTTCCGGGCGCTGGACCGGGCTGCGCCGGTGGCGCTGGTCACGTTCGAGGTGCGCGACCGCACCGAAGTGGACGAAGTGGCCAACGGCCGCAACAAGGAAGCGCGCAGTTCGATGCTGGACGCCTTGCGTGCGGCGGGTTTCGACGTGGCGGAACATGCGCTGTCGGCCCAGCCGACGCCGGCGGACGCCGATGCCGCCATCGCGTTCGCCCGCGACGCGGCGCAGATCGTCGTGCAGACGTACAACGCCATGCTGGTCGAGGAACAGCGGCGCGTGCTGGCCGCGCTGCCGGCCGGGCGGCTGTGGGTCGTGGCGGGCCGGCTGCCGTACGACCTCGACCTGGTGCCCGGGGCGCAGGGGCGGCTGGCCGCGTTCGGCTGCCGGCCGCCGGCGCTGGCGCCGGTGGTGGCGCGGCTGACTGGCGCGTGAGGCGTAGGGTCTGTCCCCGCAGGGGACTGACCCTGGTTTTTATCGCGGGCAGGGACCGGCCTTTGTATCGTGGCGGTCCGCCATTGCCGCGGACAAAAACCGGGGTCGGTCCCCTGGCAGCGTCAGCAAAGCTTCCCCAGCCACCACTTACCGGGGACAGACCCCAAGCCCTGCGGACGAAAACCGGGGTCGGTCCCCTGGCAGCGTCAGCAAAGCTTCCCCAGCCACTACTTACCGGGGACAGACCCCAAACCATGGTAACGTACCGGCGTCCAAGCACCGGGAGAGGCCCTTGTTTGCTCGTATGATCCTGCTGGCCGCACTGGCCATCCCCGCCGTCACCGCCATGGCGGCCACCGAATATCGCAACCCGCTCGAACTGCGCCTGCCCGGCGGCGCGCTGGCGCAGAACTGTGCCGACCCGGCCGTGCTGCGCGACCCGCAGGCCGTGCTGCCGACGTGGTACCTGTACTGCACCACGGACCCCGTCAGCAAGGCCGAGAAGGACGGCAAGGGCTGGCGCTTCCGGCTGATGCCGATCTACCGTTCGCACGACCTGGTCGAGTGGGAGTTCGTGACGGACGCCTTTGCCGACCGGCCCGCGCCGGCGGCCCGCACGGCCGGGCTGTGGGCTCCCGAACCCGTGTACATGAACGGCCGCTTCCACCTGTACTACACGATCACCGACGTCGACGATGCCCACAGCCCCGAGCCGGGCTGCGACACCGACAGCGCCATCGGCGTCGCGACCAGCGCCTCCCCCGTCGGGCCGTGGCAGCCGATGTCCGGCCTGGTGGTGCCGCCGCGCCGGGCGGGACCCGGCTGCAAGTTCCATTGGACGTACGACCCGGACGTGCTGGCGCAGGACGACGGCCGGCATTACCTGTACTACGGCAGCTACGGCGGCGGCATGTTCGTGCAGCGCCTCGCCGCCGACGGCCGGTCGGTGCAGGGCGCGCCCATCCGCATCGGCACCAACTGGCGTTACGAGGGCGCCGAAGTGGTACGGCATGGCGACCACTACTACCTGTTCGCGTCGTCCACCAACTGCTGCGCGGGGCCGCTCACGGGCTACGCGCTGTACGTGGGCCGGGCGACGCGGCCGGAAGGGCCGTTCCTGGACCGCCAGGGCGTCGACATGGCGGCCGCCCGCGTCGGCGGCACGCCCGTGCTGCCGCAGAGCGGCAACCGCTGGATCGGCCCCGGCCACAATACGGTGTTCCAGGACGGCGCCGGCCAGTGGTGGACGATCTACCATGCGGTGGACCGCAACGAGCCGTGGTTTGCCGCGCCCGACCTGACCCGCCGCCTGGCCCTGCTGGACCGGGTCGACTGGGTCGACGGCTGGCCGGTGGTGGCGGGCGGGAAGGGACCTTCCGACACCGCCTTGCCCGCACCTGCCTTCGCGGCCGGCGATGCGGATGCGCTGCGCCCGCCGCTGGGCCCCCCGGCCGAGGCCGACGCCGGCCGGCGCCTCTGGCACGAGACGTTCGCCGCCCCGCGCCTGGGCCACGCCTGGCAATGGCTGCGCCGCCCGCCCGCTGCCGACTGGCGGACGGGCAAGGGCGGCCTGGCCTGGCGCACGGGTGCCGGCGACCTGTATGGCGACGTCAACACGGCGGCCGTGCTGACGCGCGCGCTGCCCGCGGGCGACGTGCGCATCGATGCCAAGCTACGCCTCGATGCGCCCGAGGATTGCTGCGCGACCCACGTGCAGGCCGGGCTGGTCGTGCTGGGCGACGACGACAACTACGTCAAGCTGGTCGTCCTGGCGGACGCCGGCCTGCACCAGGTCGAATTCGCCAAGGAAGGCAGCCCGGAGCAGGCCAACTGGCCCCGCTACGGCAACACGGTGGCGGGTACCCCGGGCCAGCCGTGGACCTGGTTGCGGCTGGAGATCCGGCACGCCGGCGCCGAGCAGCAGATCGCCGCCTGGTCCAGCCAGGACGGCAAGGACTGGGTGGGGGGCGGCGTCTGGACGCACCGGCTGGGGCAGGGCGGCAAGCCGCTGCGCCTGGGCCTGGTGGCGATGGGGGGCGGGGCCCGCCAGGCCGTGTTCGCCGACGTCAGTGCGACACGCCTGTCCGCCGAAGTCGCGGGCGAGCAACGGCCGCGCCCAAGCGGACGACGTCGGCAATAATATTACTGGTAGTATGAATCGCACAGGGTGCAGGTGCGCGCCGCAGCGTGGCGCGTCCGTTGCACCCAACGATCGACAGAGCGAAAGACCGAAAGGAGGAGCGACAACGTGGACCACCCCGCCCGCAACTGCGGCGCCCCCAATGGCTCAATCTCGACGGTCCCTGGCAGGCGATGCTGGACGACCAGGCCGCCCACCACGACCCCGCCAGCGTGCCGTTCGACCGTACCATCATCGTGCCTTATCCGCCCGAGGCCCGCGCCAGCGGCCTGCATGACACGGGCTTTCGCCGGCGCGTCTGGTACAAGCGCATCGTCGGCCTGGACGACAACCTGCTGCCGGCGCCGGACGAACGCCTGATGCTGCACTTCGGCGCCGTCAACCACCGCGCCCGGGTCTGGATCAACGGCCACTTCGCCATCCAGCACAAGGGCGGCCACAGCCCGTTCTCCATCGACGTTACCCGCTACCTGTCCAGTCGCACCCTGGAAATCGTCGTGCAGGCCGAGGACGACCCGCACGACATGCACAAGGTGCGCGGCAAGATGGACTGGGAGCTGGAGCCGCACTCGATCTGGTACCCGCGCACGACCGGGATCTGGCGCACCGTCTGGATGGAGAAGGTGGCCTACTCGCACATCGCCCGGCTGCGCTGGACGGCGGACGTGTTCACGTGGCAGGTCCGCCTGGATGCGGACGTGGCCCACCTGCCGAAGAACAGCACGTTGAACGTGGTGCTGCGCCTGGGCGACCAGGTGCTGGTGTCGGACCGCTGCCTGTTGACGGGCGATTGCCTGTCGCGGCTGTTCCAGCTGCCCGACCCGGGCATCGACGACGCCAGGGCGCACTGGATGTGGAGTCCCGAGAGCCCGCAACTGATCGATGCCGAGATCACCTTGCACGCCGAGGATGGCCTGGTGCTGGACCATGTGGTCAGCTACACGGCCCTGCGCACGGTGTCCGTCGATGGCGACCGCTTCCTCCTCAACAGCCGGCCGTACTACCTGCGCATGGTGCTGGACCAGGGCTACTGGCCGGACAGCCTGATGGTGGCATCGGCCGAGCAGTTGCGCCACGACGTGCTGCTGATCAAGCGCCTCGGCTTCAACGGCGTGCGCAAGCACCAGAAATCGGAGGATCCACGCTGGCTGTACTGGTGCGACGTGCTGGGGTTGTGCGTGTGGGCCGAGATGCCGTCCGCCTACGGTTTCTCCAGCGAGACCGTGCACGGGGTGATGGAGGAGTGGAAGGAACTGGTCGAGCGCGACATCTCGCACCCGTGCATCGTGGCCTGGGTGCCGACCAACGAATCGTGGGGCGTGCCCGAGCTGATGCACGACCGCCGCCAGGTGGACTTCGTGCGTGCCATGTATCACATGACGCGGGCGCTGGACGGCACCCGCCCCGTCGTCGGCAACGACGGCTGGGAAATGCCGTGCGGCGATTTCGTCAACGTGCACGACTACCACATCGATCCGGAAGAGCTGTATGCCCGCTATGGCAAGCGCGAGAACCTGCCGTACACGTTCGAACATGTGCGCCCGGCCCGGCGCCGTCTCGTCATCGACGGGTTTTCCGGCATCGACAAGCCGTTGTTCCTGTCCGAATTCGGCGGCATCGCCTGCATGGAGGAGACCGACCCGAAGGGCTGGGGCTATTCCGTTGCCAAGGACGGCGCCGAGCTGCTGGCGCGCTACCGCGAGCTGATGGCGGCGATCCACCGCTGCCGCGCGCTGTCGGGATTCTGCTATACGCAGCTGACCGACACGTTCCACGAGAAGAACGGCCTGTTGACGGAGCAGCGCGTGCCGAAGGCGCCGATCGAGGCGCTGGCCGAAGCCACGCGCGGACCGGAGGCGAGCCTGCACGACTGGTATGTGGACCCGCTGGGGCACAGCCTGCTGTGGCGCGAGAAGCACGCGACCAAGGAGCTGCCGGACTGGCTCGACTCCGGTACGAGCGCCGACGTGCGCATCGCGCTGCAGGAGCCGGCCGCGGAGGTGTCGTCACCGGGGGACGCCGCCACGGCCGGCGAATCCGGGGCCGCCGGGGCGGGGCGCGACGACCAGCCGGGGACGTCCGGGCCACCGGGGCCGCATGTGCGCTGATGGCCTGGGGTCTGTCCCTGCGGGACCGACCCCGGTTTTTATCGCGGACGGCAATGGCATCGCGCCATGCCGAACCGAGGCGAACACCGCAATCCCCTGTGATCAACCAAACTACCTATGGCATTACCCAGCCAACGATTGAAACCGGGGTCGGTCCCCTGCGGGGACAGACCCCAAGCAAAGGAGCTGCGGTGAAGCGTCGCACCCTGATCGGCATGCTGGCCCTGGCATCGATGCTGCCCGCGCGAGCGGCCGAGGTCCAGGTCGTGCGCATGTGGACCCTGCTGAGCGGCGGGGACGGCGCCCGCATGCGCGCGCTGGTGGAAGAATTCAACGCCTCGCAGCAGGCCGTGCGGGTGGAAAGCACCACCTTGAAATGGGGCGAGCCGTTCTACACGAAGCTGATCACGGCGTCCGTCGTGGGCGCGGGACCGGACCTGGCGACGATCCACTTGTCGCGCCTGCCCAACCTGGCTGGCGGCGGCGTGCTGCGGTCCATCGCGCCGGCCGAGCTGGCGGCGGTCGGCCTGGCGGGGGACGATTTCCTGCCGCGCCAGTGGACCAAGTCGCAGCATGCGGGCCGTACCTATGCGGTGCCGCTGGACCAGCATCCGCTGGTCCTGTACTACAACAAGAACCTGGCCGGCAAGGCCGGCCTGCTCGATGCGCAAGGCAACCTGAAACCCATCGAAGGCATGGACGCGCTGACGGATGCGCTCCGCCGCGTCAAGGCGGCCACCGGCAAGGCGGGGCTGACGATGGAAAGCGCGCAAAGCAGCTATGCGATCTGGCGCCTGTGGCTGTCGCTGCTGGCCCAGCAGGGCCTGCCCGTCGTCGCCAACGGCCGCTTCGCCTACGGCCCGGCCGGCGAGGCCACGCTGGCGCGCATCGCGGGCTGGTTCCAGGCCGGCTATGCGACGTCCGGCATGGACTATCCCGCGTCCACCAGCCAGTTCATGGGCGGCAATGCGGGGTTCATGATCAACGGCGTGTGGGAGGTGCCCGAGCTGGTGCGTGGTGCCAAGGCCGGCACGCTGGGCTTCGAGTACGGCATCGTGCCGCTACCCAAGCTGTATGCCGACGCCAGCACGTGGGCCGACTCGCACGGCTTCGCGCTGCCGGCCAATGGCGACAAGCCGATGTCGGCGGCCAAGGCCCATGCGGTGCTGTCGTTCGTGGCCTACGTCAGCCGCCATTCGCTGGGCTGGGCCGAGGGCGGCCACATTCCGGCCTACCGGCCGGTGGCCGAGTCGCCCGAGGCGCTGGCGCTGCAGCCCAATGCCCAGTACGCGGCCGCCGCGCACAGCGTGGTCTACGATCCGGATGGCTGGTACATGGGCGCGGCGGGACCGCTGGAAGCGATTGCGTCGAAGTTCCTGCCGGCGCCGCTGGCGGGCCAGCTGACCCCGGCCGACGCGCTGCGCCGTTTCGAGACGGAAGCCGCGCGCCTGTTGAAGAAGCGCGCGCCGCAATACTGACGGGACCAGGAATGACCTCCATCCATCGCCGCCGCGAGACGTTGCCCGCCATGCTGCTGCTGGCGCCATTCCTTGTCGCGTTCCTGCTGTTCTTCCTGGTCCCCGCGCTGCAGACGTTCTGGCTCAGCCTGACCGACAGCAGCCTGACCCGCACCAGCGCATTCGTCGGCCTGGCCAACTACGCCACGCTCGTGCAGGACCCGTCGTTCTGGGCCGCGCTGGGCAACACGTTCTATTTTTCGCTGCTGACGGTGGTGCCGCTGACGGTGCTGGGCCTCGTGATGGCGCTGCTGGTCGACCGTTTTACGCGCGCCGGGGCCTGGCTGCAGGGCGCGTTCTTCCTGCCGTTCGTGCTGCCGATCTCCGTCATGACCCTGATCGCCGACTGGATGCTGCAGCCCACGTCCGGCGTCGTCAACTACCTGCTGGGCATGCAGCGGGCCTGGTTCGCCGACGTGCACTGGGCGATGCCGATGGTGGCCATCGGCACGATCTGGTGGACGGTGGGTTTCAACATGCTGATGTTCCTGGCCGGGCTGCGCAACATCCCGCGCGAGCTGTACGAGGCGGCCGCGCTGGACGGCGCGCGCGGCTTTGCCCTGTTCCGCCACATCACGTGGCCGCAATTGCGCCCGGTGGCATGGACTGCGCTGGTGCTGCAGTTGATCGCGTCGCTGAAGATCTTCGGCCAGACCTACATCATGACGACGGGCGGGCCGTACAACACCACCCGTGTGACGCTGCACTATATGTATGAAACGGCGTTCACGCAGAGCGATGCCGGCTACGCGGCCGCCATCGCCACGGCGTTCGTCATCGTCGTGGTGCTGCTGTCGCTGCTGCAGGGCTGGATCGCGCGCCGCGTGGGAGGACGGCCATGAAGGGACGCCACAACCTTGGCTGGACCATCGTCGCGGCGGTGGCGGGCATCGTGCTGGCGGCCCTGTGGGCGGCGCCGCTGCTGTGGGCCCTGTCGACGTCGTTGCGGCCCGAGTACGAGACGATCTCGCCGGTATTCCACTGGCTGCCGCAGCACTGGACGCTGGAGGCCTACGGGAAAGTCCTCGGCGCCGGCAACGTGCCGCGCTGGTTGTTCAACAGCGCGCTGGTGGCGCTGCTCGTCACGCTGGTGACGATGGCGGTCAGCCTGATGGCGGCGTATGCGTTCTCGCAGATGCGCTTCCGCGGCCGCGACACGCTGTTCGTGCTGGCGATGCTGGCCTTCCTGCTGCCGTTCGAGGCGCTGCTGGTGCCGCTGTTCCGCATGATGAACCAGCTGGGCCTGATCAACACCTATGCCGGGATCGTGCTGCCGCAAGTGGTGTCGCCCGTCGTGATCTACGTGTTCCGCCAGTTCTTCGATGCGATCCCGGCGGATTTTCGCGAGGCGGCCGTCCTGGACGGCGCTTCGCCATGGCGCGTGCTGTGGAGCGTCTACCTGCCCATGTCCGGCAATATCGTGTGGGCCATGGCCATCGTCACGTTCATCGCCGCCTGGAACAACTTCCTGTGGCCGTTCATCATCGTCACGTCGAACGACATGATGACGATCCCGCTGGGCCTGACGCAGACCTACGACGCGTTCGGCGTGCGCTATGCCCAGCTGATGGCGGCGGCGCTGCTGGGGGCATTGCCCGTGGCGCTGGCATACGTGGTGTTCCAGCGCCGCGTCACCCATGGTTTCCTGGCCGCGACCGGCCTGAAAGGCTGATGCCAGCATGCCCGCGCGCCGCCCGACGATGACCGATATCGCCAAGCAGGCGGGCGTGTCGCAGTCCACGGTGTCGCTGGTGCTGAACGACGTGCGCGGCACCAAGGTGTCGAAGGCCACGCGCGAGCTGGTGCTGGCGATCGCGCGCGAGATCGGTTATCCCCAGGTGCGCCATCCGCGCAGCGGCGCGGCGCCGCAACGCAACCTGATCCTGTACCTGACCGACGAACTGGCCACCAGCCCGCACGCGATGCAGACCATCGACGGCGCCACCAACCACGCCTGGGAGCACGACTGCATCGTGTCCGTGTTCGCCACCCGCAGCGACCCGGCGCGGGAGGCCGCCATCCTGGCGCAGATGCTGGCCAACCCGGCCCTGCTGGGCGTGATCTACGGGACGATCTTTACCCGCCAGGCCAGGGTGCCGGCGGCACTGGGCGGTGGGCGCGTGCCTGTCGTGCTGCTCAACTGCCACGCGCGCGACCATGCCTTTCCCTCCGTCGTGCCGGGCGAGGTGCTGGGCGGGTATGCCGCCACGATGCACCTGGTCGACGCGGGCCACCGCCGCATCGGGTTGATCAACGGCGAGCCCTGGCTGGAGGCGGCCAGCGAGCGCCACAAGGGCTATCGCCAGGCGCTGACCACGGCCGACATCCCCTACGACCCCGTACTCGTGCGCGAGGGTGACTGGCAGGTGGGCAGCGGCTTCGAGCACGCGCTGGCGCTGCTGCGCCTGCCCGACCCGCCCACGGCGCTGTTCTGCGCCAACGACCTGATGGCGGTGGGCGCCATCGATGCCGCCCGCCAGCTGGAGCTGGCCATTCCCGGGCGGCTGTCCATCGTCGGCTACGACGACCAGGACATGGCGCGCTACATCCATCCGCCCCTGACCACGGTACTGCTGCCGAACTACGAGATGGGCCGCTGGGCCGCCGAGACGCTGATCGCCCAGGCGCGCGGCGGCGCGCCTGGGCTGCGCCAGCATATCAAGATGGAATGTCCGCTGGTGGTGCGGGAGTCGGTGGCCCAACCCGCCCGGGAAACCTGAGCTTTGGGGACTGTCCCGCAGGGACTGTCCCCGGTTTTCATCCGCGGCAATTGCACCCCATCGGCGCACGCGCTGCCATGGAAAACCAGGGACAGTCCCCTGCGGGGACAGTCCCTGAACCAAAAGCGTTGCGCACGCCACGCACCGCGTTGGCATTGTTGTACGGTTATGACTAATATTTATTAACCAGTCCAATACCAACACGCATCGGACACCGGCTTTCACCAGGCAAAAGCCAAGCCATCGGCCCGCGCGCGGCGGGAATCGCCTGGGCCAACACAAGTGGAGACCATATGAACGCATCGAGCAAACCTCGCCTGACGCCTGTCTGTGCCGCCGTGCTGCTGCTGGTGGCGGGCGGCGCGCTGGCGCAGCAGCAGGCACCCACGCAGCCGGAAGCCCAGGCAGCACCGCCAGTGGCCGCCGATGCCACGGCGCAGTCCACCGACGCCGCCGGCGCCAGCGCCCAGCAGGGCACGCAGGGGGCCGGCGCCGATGCCACCACGCCCATCGCCACCGTCGAGGTGACCGGTATCCGCCGCAGCATCCGTTCGGCCGAGCAGATCAAGCGCGACGCGCCGCAGGTCGTCGATTCGATCAACGCGGACGACATCGGCAAGTTCCCCGACCGCGCGGCCGGCGATGCGCTGCAGCGGGTGGCGGGGGTGCAGGTGGGGCGCGACCGCGGCGAGACGTCCTCCGTCATCATCCGCGGCCTGCCGGACGTGGCGACGACCCTGGACGGCCAGGACATCTTCACGGGCCGCGGCCGGCGCCTGTCGTACCAGGACCTGCCGGTGCAATCCATTGCCGGCCTGGACGTGTACAAATCCGCCACCGCCAACCAGTTCGAGGGCGGCATCGCGGGCGCCGTCAACATCCGCCTGCGCGCGCCGTTCGACTTCAAGACGCAGACCATCACGGGCTACGTCGAGGACCGCCGCCAGCAGGTCAACGGCAGCGCGGCCACCAAGACCCGCAACAGCCCGGGCGGCGGAGTCCTGTACAGCAACCGCTGGGACACGGGCATGGGCGAAATGGGCCTGCTGCTGGACGCGGCCTACAACAAGGAGCACTGGGGTTATCCGGTACAGTGGAACGACCGGCCGGACCGGCTGTTTTCGGTCAGCCCGGACGGCACGGCCACGCGCCTGAACGACGACCAGCCCGTGGCGCCGCTGCGTGCCGGCGACCGGCTGGGCAGCCTGCCCCACATCGGCGGCATCTACAATGCGGGCGACCGCGAGCGCTTCTCCGGCCATGCCGCGTTCCAGTGGAAGATCAATCCGAAGCTCGAGTTCACCACCCAGTACGTGGGCATGGGCTACCGCGGCCGCCACGAGGTCGACTACCAGCTGGCGATCGTCGGC
This is a stretch of genomic DNA from Pseudoduganella chitinolytica. It encodes these proteins:
- a CDS encoding carbohydrate ABC transporter permease, yielding MTSIHRRRETLPAMLLLAPFLVAFLLFFLVPALQTFWLSLTDSSLTRTSAFVGLANYATLVQDPSFWAALGNTFYFSLLTVVPLTVLGLVMALLVDRFTRAGAWLQGAFFLPFVLPISVMTLIADWMLQPTSGVVNYLLGMQRAWFADVHWAMPMVAIGTIWWTVGFNMLMFLAGLRNIPRELYEAAALDGARGFALFRHITWPQLRPVAWTALVLQLIASLKIFGQTYIMTTGGPYNTTRVTLHYMYETAFTQSDAGYAAAIATAFVIVVVLLSLLQGWIARRVGGRP
- a CDS encoding LacI family DNA-binding transcriptional regulator, with product MPARRPTMTDIAKQAGVSQSTVSLVLNDVRGTKVSKATRELVLAIAREIGYPQVRHPRSGAAPQRNLILYLTDELATSPHAMQTIDGATNHAWEHDCIVSVFATRSDPAREAAILAQMLANPALLGVIYGTIFTRQARVPAALGGGRVPVVLLNCHARDHAFPSVVPGEVLGGYAATMHLVDAGHRRIGLINGEPWLEAASERHKGYRQALTTADIPYDPVLVREGDWQVGSGFEHALALLRLPDPPTALFCANDLMAVGAIDAARQLELAIPGRLSIVGYDDQDMARYIHPPLTTVLLPNYEMGRWAAETLIAQARGGAPGLRQHIKMECPLVVRESVAQPARET
- a CDS encoding carbohydrate ABC transporter permease, with the protein product MKGRHNLGWTIVAAVAGIVLAALWAAPLLWALSTSLRPEYETISPVFHWLPQHWTLEAYGKVLGAGNVPRWLFNSALVALLVTLVTMAVSLMAAYAFSQMRFRGRDTLFVLAMLAFLLPFEALLVPLFRMMNQLGLINTYAGIVLPQVVSPVVIYVFRQFFDAIPADFREAAVLDGASPWRVLWSVYLPMSGNIVWAMAIVTFIAAWNNFLWPFIIVTSNDMMTIPLGLTQTYDAFGVRYAQLMAAALLGALPVALAYVVFQRRVTHGFLAATGLKG
- a CDS encoding family 43 glycosylhydrolase, with product MFARMILLAALAIPAVTAMAATEYRNPLELRLPGGALAQNCADPAVLRDPQAVLPTWYLYCTTDPVSKAEKDGKGWRFRLMPIYRSHDLVEWEFVTDAFADRPAPAARTAGLWAPEPVYMNGRFHLYYTITDVDDAHSPEPGCDTDSAIGVATSASPVGPWQPMSGLVVPPRRAGPGCKFHWTYDPDVLAQDDGRHYLYYGSYGGGMFVQRLAADGRSVQGAPIRIGTNWRYEGAEVVRHGDHYYLFASSTNCCAGPLTGYALYVGRATRPEGPFLDRQGVDMAAARVGGTPVLPQSGNRWIGPGHNTVFQDGAGQWWTIYHAVDRNEPWFAAPDLTRRLALLDRVDWVDGWPVVAGGKGPSDTALPAPAFAAGDADALRPPLGPPAEADAGRRLWHETFAAPRLGHAWQWLRRPPAADWRTGKGGLAWRTGAGDLYGDVNTAAVLTRALPAGDVRIDAKLRLDAPEDCCATHVQAGLVVLGDDDNYVKLVVLADAGLHQVEFAKEGSPEQANWPRYGNTVAGTPGQPWTWLRLEIRHAGAEQQIAAWSSQDGKDWVGGGVWTHRLGQGGKPLRLGLVAMGGGARQAVFADVSATRLSAEVAGEQRPRPSGRRRQ
- a CDS encoding extracellular solute-binding protein, whose amino-acid sequence is MKRRTLIGMLALASMLPARAAEVQVVRMWTLLSGGDGARMRALVEEFNASQQAVRVESTTLKWGEPFYTKLITASVVGAGPDLATIHLSRLPNLAGGGVLRSIAPAELAAVGLAGDDFLPRQWTKSQHAGRTYAVPLDQHPLVLYYNKNLAGKAGLLDAQGNLKPIEGMDALTDALRRVKAATGKAGLTMESAQSSYAIWRLWLSLLAQQGLPVVANGRFAYGPAGEATLARIAGWFQAGYATSGMDYPASTSQFMGGNAGFMINGVWEVPELVRGAKAGTLGFEYGIVPLPKLYADASTWADSHGFALPANGDKPMSAAKAHAVLSFVAYVSRHSLGWAEGGHIPAYRPVAESPEALALQPNAQYAAAAHSVVYDPDGWYMGAAGPLEAIASKFLPAPLAGQLTPADALRRFETEAARLLKKRAPQY
- a CDS encoding glycoside hydrolase family 2 protein codes for the protein MLDDQAAHHDPASVPFDRTIIVPYPPEARASGLHDTGFRRRVWYKRIVGLDDNLLPAPDERLMLHFGAVNHRARVWINGHFAIQHKGGHSPFSIDVTRYLSSRTLEIVVQAEDDPHDMHKVRGKMDWELEPHSIWYPRTTGIWRTVWMEKVAYSHIARLRWTADVFTWQVRLDADVAHLPKNSTLNVVLRLGDQVLVSDRCLLTGDCLSRLFQLPDPGIDDARAHWMWSPESPQLIDAEITLHAEDGLVLDHVVSYTALRTVSVDGDRFLLNSRPYYLRMVLDQGYWPDSLMVASAEQLRHDVLLIKRLGFNGVRKHQKSEDPRWLYWCDVLGLCVWAEMPSAYGFSSETVHGVMEEWKELVERDISHPCIVAWVPTNESWGVPELMHDRRQVDFVRAMYHMTRALDGTRPVVGNDGWEMPCGDFVNVHDYHIDPEELYARYGKRENLPYTFEHVRPARRRLVIDGFSGIDKPLFLSEFGGIACMEETDPKGWGYSVAKDGAELLARYRELMAAIHRCRALSGFCYTQLTDTFHEKNGLLTEQRVPKAPIEALAEATRGPEASLHDWYVDPLGHSLLWREKHATKELPDWLDSGTSADVRIALQEPAAEVSSPGDAATAGESGAAGAGRDDQPGTSGPPGPHVR